aaacttgacccaAAAAAAGCAAAtgctttcttttgctgttcagtatatttcatttcCCAGAGAACAAATCCAGCATAGCTCCTCCTCACTAACACCACTACTGCCCACACCTACCCACCCACGCAAACACATCACACCTATATATCTAAAAATACATGCATTTTCTTTATTGAAATTTTATTTCTGCCTGTGCGCACCTAATTTCACTTGGAACACCCACAGACCAAAGTGGATGAATAACAAGGGTTCTCGATACAGTTGTCACCACTGAATGCCATTCATAGTTACTTTCTCTTATATAATCACACTTACCTGCAGATATGGACAATAATCCGCAAGTTTAACTGAACCACCAAATCTGTTTACTTCTTGTGTTGCTACACCTTTGAGGTACGTAAAGTACTGAAAACATACAATATTTAGAATAAATGCAGTCTTTAACCACTGACAGAGTATTTTGGATTAATTAGCATATAACAGAAGATGAAAATACACTATATTCTCTACAGATTATACATATCTATCAGAAAAAGTGTACACTATTTGGGTACGACAATTAACAAGCATACAATCCTGTCACAAATTGTATCATTCTGTATATGTAATACTATAATcaggtaaaatatattcatgagctaGGAAGGATCTGTCTTAAAGAAGATTACACAGAGCTATTGAGTGTCCACATCACATCACTATTTCGATATCAAGGTTCTAGAGCAGATTAGACACAGTACCACAGAGTGTCTGTAGTCTGTCCACATCACATCACTATTTACCTGATACCGAGGTTCTAGAGCAGATTATATTCCACCAGGTTACACAGTGCCACAGAGTGTCTGTAGTCTGTCCACATCACATCACTATTTACCTGATATCGAGGTTCTAGAGCAGATTATATTCCACCAGGTTACACAGTGCCACAGAGTGTCTGTAGTCTGTCCACATCACATCAATATTTACCTGATATCGAGGTTCTAGAGCAGATTTATATTCCaccaggttacacaacaccataGATGGTCTGTAGTCTTTCCACATCACATCACTATTTACCTGATATCGAGGTTCCAGAGCAGATTTATATTCCACCAGGTTGAACAGCGCCACAGATGGTCTGTAGTCTGTCCACATCACATCACTATTTACCTGATACCGAGGTTCTAGAGCAGATTTATATTCCACCAGGTTGCACAGCACCACAGATGGTCTGTAGTCTGTCCACATCACATCACTATTTACCTGATATCGAGGTTCTAGAGCAGATTTATATTCCACCAGGTTGCACAGCGCCACTGAGTGTCTGTTGTTGGAGCAGTCTGTCCACAGCTCACCTCGTCTCACCTGCTCACAGTAGGGGTAGATGCTCTCATGCCTGGAAACATGAAGGAACACAATCAACAATGGACACTGCTAAATGAACAAGAAATCATTTCATTGTCTGAGCACTATTTAAAACTGAGTGGCTTTCATAATTAGACACATCATCGCTCACATCATACATGAAATCATTCTAATTAATATCTCTATTAACACACACACGACTAATTGCAATTTCAGTCCAAAAGAGGGCAGTTTGGACAAATTCCACTTTGTACTTCTTTCCTGAAACAGCTACACATAAACTTACCATTgatgaatttgttttgaaaatacgCATTACAAAAATCTTTGTCTGATTCAGGTTTGTATTCTTCTTAAAAGGCTATGGGCAATTTGATTCATTAGTGACAGATTAACTATAGGAGTAtgcatggtatggtatggtaccAGTCTGTATTAGACATCAAGTCATTACCTTGCTTGTTTAATCTCTATCCACTCGTAACAACTTTTCTGTACGAAGTCACAGCCCAGATTTTTCCCCCATTCAAAATTTCCAGCATTCTCATACTTGACTTGATACCATCTGGAAACAAAACCAGGACATGTATTGAAAACCATCaccattttattcatatttatcTTGTCAGGTGTTAGAGAATCTCATTCCAGTGCCTTTTGATGCAACATTTGTCAACATTGTTACTTAATTTCCAATACATGCTTGTAATAATAATGGAAATATACTCATTGTGGCATCTATAACACAACAATACAGGAAATATCTTGCATCACCTTGATTGGCACTTTGATTGTGTCTACATGGGGTTTGTGGTGGGGTTTATGATTACAACTGATTATTGATCGATCACTGAGGACCAATTTTTGATCAACATATTGTGTGTGATAACCACAGCTGGCTCCATGTTACTATAGAGAGTGTCCTGAAGGGTGACTGGATTCTGAACAAAGATGTAAACAATACTGTTCTCACAATGTCATAATTTCTCAGCTATATTACTACTTGTTACAAACATTTTATCCAAACTGAGTAATGGTCTTCTAAGCTAAAGGTGATTTCAAGTAAAGAGTCAAGTTGCAAAATTCTAgaagtggcattctagaagttgctagTATAGAGATGActcaactttatggatgatcacaACTTTATTTTAACAATGGTGACATTTCCATATAGGTTCTTACATATTCATATGCTTAAATATGGTATAAGAACCTAAACTGAAATTTCACCATTGTTaagataaagaagttgatcatccataaagttgtgtcatctctTGCAAAATTCTACTTGGGTATTGATGTGCCTTACCCCAATCATGTCAGGATCAGGCAGCCCACTAACTGTCACCAATGGCAACAGTCAGTGCACACCACTGATCATCAGAGGCCTTTCTATCTCTGAATTCTGTTCCAAAGGCCCCAGTGCACACTCGAATGATCTCCATTCAATATGAAATCTGTTTCTAAAATCAAACATAGTATGCAAAGTGTTTTACGTGAACACAACAGTCTCACCCAGTATCCTCCATCATTGCCAAGGTGATGCGGGAAATCACGGAGTTCTGTGTGTACGCTCCTGTCATCGCTTCGTTCTGTAatgaacatgagtgagtgagtgagtgagtgagtgagagtgagtgagtttagttttacgccgcactcagcaatattccagctatattgcttcggtctgtaaataatcgagtctggaccagacaatccagtgaccaacaacatgagcatcgatctgcgcaattgggaaccgatgacatgtgtcaaccaagtcaacgagtctgaccacccgatcccgttagtcgcatcttacgacaagctgagtcgccttttatggcaagcatgggttgctgcaggcctattcaacgccgggaccttcacggggcgtAATGAACATGAACTTGCATTTCACAACAATATTGCTTATTGTGTTAAAACGCAATTCAACACATCAAGAGGATGACAGGAGCTCTAATTTATTTCAAAGTTTCCATCCTGAAAATAACTAAGTCCaagtttttatcattttcatgtgacctttgatCATCATTTGACACTCTTTACATTTGCTCATTTGCTGGTTAGAAAACTTCACCTCTCTTGGATGAAACTACTACATCATAAAATCTGGTTACAATCTATTAATTTTTAATTCACAGTTTATACCTGACAATCACTAGCCTTAATGATTTTGAATCCTTCTCCTTAATACTGATAAAAAGGTTTTTTCAGAACATGATTTTACCTTCATTAGAGATTATCCATATACTAAATTTAGGCAAAATCCACAGATGAAAGCTGATAATTATAGAAAGACATCATAAGTTGTGCAACAAGACAGAATCAATCACATACCTCAAACACTCTCTTCTCCCAGTGGGTTAGTGCTGTCCCATCAATTCCCTGGTCTTCAAGTTCAGCTCCCTCGAGTGTGGAACAGTTAAAATGACGCCTTACTTCTTCCTGGGCatcacaaaacaatgttagTATTTCTATATGATCCATTGAGAATGAGAGATCATTGACAAAGTGGAAAACACATTTTGTAAGTGAATGACACATTCAACAATACTCCTGCTTAATGATGGctgcctgtaaataatgaagtctgtaATCCAGTGAATGATACCATGAACATCATCCCATACCTCTGGGATATGCTGACTTACAATAACCTTTGTTTGACTCTTGTAAATGTAATGACATGCCACTTCAAGATCCAGAAGACATAGTCTTCAGTAAATCATCCGCATTTGTAAGAGGAAACCTATGGGATTGGTTGGTTAGATTTGTTGTCATAGAACCTGTCAAAAGATTTATCTAATCCCATTTGGACAAATGACCATCAAATACTAATAACCATGGCAACCAAAGCAAACTGAATAAGGTTAACAATACAAGAACTGGTCTAGAACACCCTGCTAATTGTACAAAGTGACTAATGGGTCCTTATGGTTGTTGACAGTTGATGCAAGATAGTATAGCTCAGTTCTGTCTATTGACGCTCATGATgccaatcacaggattgtctgatctaagTTCCATTATTCATAGACTTCTATTAATTAACTAGAACATTGCTAAGCATGCAAACAAACAAGATAAGATCATGCTGCATCAGCTGCTCTGAAAAATCTCACCCCTGTTTGATACGTAATTAAATATTTGTATCACTAATGATAGTTTACAATGTCACTGCACCTACAATACTTACTGTTACTTTAGGTGTAACTATATACACAGCATCCTTCTCTGTAGTCCCTGTTTTCAACTTCCAGTTTTTCCTTTTCACCTGTTTCACCACATTTGTGCTCCATACATACATGCCGAGCCTTGACAATGATTAAAAAAAGGTTAACCAAGTTGAGTTCTTTGGTACTTGAACAAAATGATCACTATCCAAACCATGCAAAAGGTAAGCTGAAATTTCAAGatgtacaatgtatttatcttacccaaacacctcaatgttaattctgaattgtttgaagcaaggGTTTGTATCCattgattatctccctttcatcgatTTGGATTCGCAAACCATCGGTAATTTTTGTACATCACACATGATTCAATGTCATTCGAAATATAGAATTACTACTTTGAAGTACTAAGTGCATTTGGCATTCCCAACTgggtacatagaaaatgttactgaCTTGTAAGcaaagtacattgaaaataacagatgaGAGCTTAGCCAAtaggaaaacaacatttatgtctGAGGCAAGATAAATGTAAATGGTTGCTTACTTTCTGTTGAAGCCAAAAGGTTTGAGTGACAAGGGGTTGCGATCAGTGAGAGGGTCTCCATTTtgatctctgtagaaggcgtaCAGCCCGGCTGTAAAACCCTGTCACAAGAGATTGAGAGCAAGTCATGCTTCTGCAAACACAACTTTTCCAacttttataaatatttcataaagcATTTGCTACAACTTTCGCAGGTATTTCATCATTGTATCAAAAGTGTGGCACAATATACCATTGCACTAATCAATGCATGTATAGTGTCATCTTTGAGGAGCCTACTAACCAATGCATGTAGAATGTAATGTTTGGGGAGCCTACTAACCAATGCATGTAGAATGTAATGTTTGGGGAGCCTACTAACCAATGCATGTAGAATGTAATGTTTGGGGAGCCTACTAACCAATGCATGTAGAATGTAATGTTTGGGGAGCCTACTAACCAATGCATGTAGAATGTAATGTTTGGGGAGCCTACTAACCAATGCATGTAGAATGTAATGTTTGGGGAGCCTACTAACCAATGCATGTAGAATGTCAAGTATGATAAACCTACTAACCAATGCATGTAGGAGGAGTTTCCTAACCAATGTATGTAAAATGTCATGTTTGAGGAGCTTACTAATTAATGCATGTAGAATGTCATGTTTGAGGAGCTTACTAACCAGTGCATGTAGAGTGTCATGTGTGAGGAGCCTACTAACCAATGCATGTAGAATGTAATGTCTGAGGAGCTTACTAATCAATGCATATACAGTGTCATGTTTGAGGAGCTTACTAACCAATGCATGTAGAATGTCATGTTTGAGGAACCTACCAACCAATGCATGTAGAGTGTCATGTGTGAGGAGCTTACTAACCAATGCATGTAGAATCTCATGCTTCATAGTTGACAGCAGCTGCATTTTTTCCTGTATCTCCAAAGACAAGGACTCCGGGCAGATGCTGAAATACCCAGCTACTGGTCTGAAAATACAAATTTGGATGATATACACTTTGTTACAAACCTTTACCCCTCATACTTTACCAAGACACAAACAGCTATTTCATGCAGTGATGAAATGAACCCAATTCCATTCAGTCTATAAGGTCTAAACACTACAAGGATTTCTTCAGCTTTCAGTGAGTGAACGTGTTACCCACCTGTCAAGGACTCTCTCCTGTTGGCAGTGTGCTGCATATGCAATGGTGTTTCCCTGCTTGCAGCGCTGGGAGTGTACAGCAGCAACATACAGGATGAAGTCAGTGTTGTTGACGCCAGCACCAGACACAGTCTGATGGTCATACCTGTAGGTGGACTGGTCCCATGAATGGCAGCCCTAGAAACAGCCATTGCTTTGTTAGATTAATTGATATTACTTGTACGACTTCAACATGGGCTCTAGTCAagttagagttgtctccctttccttttcttttgtgagttttcatttattttactactgagttatctccctttgtacaTCATAAAGAAAAAGGCATGTCTACCACTTTTCAATATGCAAGGTCTAATCAAAGTTTTTCATAATACGATAATGACTCCACAAATCATGGAAGTGATCAAATAATTTTATAACATCATCACGAACATGTTAAAGTACATTTTCTGAGCATATCATAGTATTAGGTATGTAATTTTACCTAATCTAAATATTGTAAGGCTCAGATATGGTAATCACAAGATGGTTAATTGTCGTTTGCTCATCTTACTGTTTATGTATTCAAGGTATTTCAGCTAACAATTCATGTTATCTAGCATTGTAAAAGTAGCATTCATAATACTGCATTGTGTTTACGTGTTAGAATTTACCAAGGCTAGTTCTTTATTATTTCCATTTTTACCACAATGGCACATTGCAAACTTTACTGTAAACAAACTGTTGACAGTTATTGATTAAACCACTGGCAGCTTCAAGTTTGTTTTAAACTGTTGGAACTGTTTCCTTGTTATTCTCCCTGTCCTTACACAAAACTGACAGCACATCTCTAAAAGATTTCTTGTCAGCATAAATCATTGGAAATTCTTCTTTCAATGGTCTTTATCAATCAAGTTTAATGTCTTTGCATCTTCTCACAATGAACAGTATTACAGAGACAAAGGTCTTAAGTCTAATTCCATTCCGAAACTGACCTCCTAATAACCATAGCAACCAAAACGAACTGAATAAGGTTAGCTAGATGAGAACTGGTCTAAAACACCCTTTTCACGAAGTGACTTCTGGGACCATGTTTTCATGGTTGGTGATAAATGATGCACATTCCCACATCTCAGTTGTGTTGActtatgctcatgttgtcaagCAGTGGGTTGTTTGGTTTAAACTTTTCCTTAGTTGTTGATTTCAAGTCATTAACTAGAATAACTTTATGACAAGAGACATAAAGTGACAGCACTTCCAAAGTTGAGTGGTGAATGACTTGAGGGTGTAAATACCATTAAAAAACAGTAGGCAATGCCAGTGTATATGGGAAAAAAAGTTATATATATCCATAaagatgaaacacttccaaagaAACGGAATAACTTGCccatttttaatttatttctcttcatcatccgTTTTCACCTTGGCTTCATGTTTTTACATTTTATCCATGTCGTAAATCTAATATCTCCTACTGTTTTTAAATAGTACATTTCATAACAGAGCAGAGGCAAGATACACTGAATAACTGATGACGCCACACACCTCGAGATGCTCctccgggatgatgatgtccccaCACACTGTTTGACTGGCACAGCCCCCAACACAGTACACCCGTGTGTCGTTGTACCGCACACGCTGGCTGTGACACtgtctggaaacgaaacacacggCCACATAATACTACTGTGATAAATTAGTTACTGAAACCAGAGTAATAGTTACAGTTAATGGTCATGTCGTTTAAGTGTCCCTTACAGTCCTCTTGCAAGCTGAGCGGTTCAGTAAATGATAGATAATATTTTGATGCATTCACCACTGTTGCTCAGTAATAATGATTATTGATGTTCATCTACATTAATTCTACCAAATATTCATTGAGAAAGATGTGTGATGACTTATGTATTGTATATGGTATGTGTGATGGCTTGCAATCACTAAAGAACCAACAGGCTGGATTCGTTGGTTTCTTGTTTCCAAGATACAGTCAAGCTTCATTTCCTTCTCAAGAGACTTGAACATGTTTTGGGTTTACAATGTTTTGCTCCAAATTTGGCAAGACAGAAAAAATTGAAATATGCAAATTCAAGTTCCACATAATATGAAATAGCCTTTTTCTATAACCCACActggtacaaagtgtgaagcctgttttggtgttcgctggtatgatttttatttttacagTGTTCATAGATAGTGTCTGaaacaaatctggcagatttgccaatggtcagacagaagtccccaacctgctggccccagtgtctgactgaatatattacaataactttgtctgaagttcttacttgtggcatgtgacacttgttcactgtatATAAAATTATgcttataatgtttgtcattatataatgttaataatttcaatgccaattatgagaaatgttaaatctgaaatgtctgtcttcattttattctgtgggtcctgtgaactttcagtgggtcagacagacatctgaaacttactgGACCggatgtcctgttactttgaaacaccattcataAACACTGTTTTTAAATCTTGTATCAGACCATCTTTTTTTCATACTGGAACAGCTAACTTACTGTACATGGCATTAATGAAGTAATATTAGTTTCTGTACAATATTTATCTTACTTCCTCAATCGTATTGGAGCCCCTGTTCCTCTCACTTTCAGAGTGTCCTGCCAGAACTGAACTGCCTCCACCACAGTCTCCTGCAACAACATATGATAAACACTCTCCATGTATACtaaacccatgaaggtccaggttagaatgttgatcttcagtaacccatgcttgctgtagaACCAAGAGGCAacaaatgggatcggatggtaaaGGCTcaatgactttgttgacacatgtctttggttgatgctgtttatcactgtttgtctagtccagactcgattacattgtatttacagaccactgccacatagctggaatattactgagtgtggcataaaatgaAACTCACTCCATGTATACTATGTGACaaaaatctaaaacaatttgaCGACTTTCTGGCGATCAAGTGCCCAATACTGTGGTTCTATTCAGAAAAAGAGATTTGTTTGATGGCAACATTTTtgtaatataaaatatttattctgaaataaatatttattcagttatcacttattcatgatatataaaatgcattgctgataaagaaaaaacaaataaacaaaattataagtgtataaTCGCAAACCAAAAGTGCAGTACTTTGCACTTGGGTtcacctccctcgaaacgaagcagcctcaataccgaacccagtcagagccaaTGGGTGTGCATCCAAGTGTGATGAAGCCTTTTCACTGGCCAggggttcatttgccgatacgcttagccagctctttgtttatggcttataagcccaaTAGgagttaatttcaaattgcatgtggtcaatgatagAAGTTGTGTATTGTCATTGGCAGAtgggcaggcagacatataggtgtcaataaaccaggcattgtgttttctctgtgacagagtctgcttgtcacaatcaacatgtttttttcatataacgagtagattattaaCTTGtctacacaaccaagattagactactgctcacagcTTCATAACCCgggcagcacagctgttgaaaccacttcttCCACCACTGCTGGggaaaaattagtgaatcgtttgatttCCAATTTCGCTGGCTTTTTTTATTGCGCTTTTTATCAAGTTTAtatgttgaattggcattttgatgatttgttttgcataccgaaaggtatcagaatctgcaaagttgtgtttaagttgcatgtgacctttctgAAAACGTCTGCAAAAACTAATTTCCACATTACTAACATCTGTGTACAGAGTAATGTCCCTTTGTATACATCTAGTTCACGCACATCAATGCACATATTACAGTTCATATTATAGTTCAACTAACCATGCCATTCACATTGCTTGTCAGGTTGTATACTGAAGATCCTACTGTTCATCATCACATTTACAAAACCATGGATACCAAACCACCACATTTGTCATCCAAGTCCAATAAGCATCTCCTCAGCTAAACCAGTCTGTATTAAAGTAATCTTTACAAGACTTCACTACCAAGACTGAAACTTTACAACagtttccaggtgtatatatacagaCTTTTATGTCAAGCAGTAGGACAGACAGAGTATATAATTGCCTGGTAATTGTTACTGGGAGAGTTTTAGCTTCATCATGTTCACAAATCATGTTAATGTCTGAACAAATTTTCATCACAACTGCTAAACTTCTGGAAACAAATTTTCTGAGCACAGTTTTAATAAGTGCTGCCCTTTGTGCATTTTTAAAACCCCACTGTGGCCATTATGGAATATATGATATTAATACATTTAGTATAGCAACAACAAAGGGTAAATTACCCCAAAATGATGTTTCTCATATAGGGATGGGTAAATAGGTTGATACAAGAAACAATGTCGTTAGAATGGATATTGATATGAAAATTGTGTCATTAATAATAACTAATGTAAACTACTGTGATGAATGCAAGTTTTAATCTACAAACACAATACAAAAGCTTATTCTTATTCATGGAAggctttgaaattatgatcagAATGCAGTATCATTTTATTGTTAGTAATTCATGTATAAATGTGTCACTACTGGTTGACACCAAAtactgtatcccaattgcaaaGACTgacaccagtgtatgaaatagcgttTGCCCAGCCGCCCGCTGCTTGCAAGTTACATGACGGGTTTACAACTCTTTTACAGCCAGCCCTCTGGGCCAATCCATTTTCCATGGATATATATTCtaccatgtcactgactacgggtgatattttgaaaatatacctCTGTATgcatagttcatgatcaatcaaactgtaacttccacagatcatcCTACCGTTTTATCTAACACAAAAACCTGATTGGGCTAAAGAATGCTTGCAGTGACCAAGTAGTTTTAGAAAAATTTGTTGTTGCGCATGTTTTTCACAAGGAGAGTTACAAATCCCTTGCGCTAACTAAACGAAGAATATGTAGAGACCATTCATGCCAAAGATACAGACCATTCTGACTTTGCCTGTTTGCTCAATTtgtaaaatttgcttttgcatatgtttaagtttaccACACTATAAGTAATTCTTTGACAAGAGTAGTGTAACACCTCACCTCCGTTTCCTATTTTTTATACGaggctggttacatgttcacAGGGTCAGcaacatatttcagttataagCCCGGTGGGCTTCCTGGTTTtattaggagtttcatacatggacacaaggtATAACCTTTTGGTTAGGTGCAACCTTATGCAACCTGGCATACTAGTATTTACTGCTgatactcatgatatcaatAACTGGGTAGTGtgttcatttacagaccaccattaCATAGATAATTACTCGGAATGCCTTTAGACAAACAGATTCCAGCTAGGCCTATGATACACTCAAACTGCTTACCTGAACCAGTTTTCTGAGTTTAGCTGGCAGTTCCTGTAGGCTGTCATCGTAATGAAGGTGGATTCTAAGAGGCTGATCCACACTCCGCTTTCTCACCACATGGCCTGGTTCAATGTTCACATCATAAAACACCTGGTGACAGAACACAATTCATGTATTTACATGGAGAGCTTTCTTATGAGCCAAGCAGCTTTTTAATCCTTTCAGCAGTGAGCAAAGAATCTGATATGAGTTTTTCATTTTAGAAAATGACCTCACCCAGCTGGTTCCAAATGTAACACTAAGACAATTGTCTGTTGCATGCCCTGTTGTTCAGGTGTGCTTTATgctttaataacaaaatatgtacGATAAAGTCAGTCTGACCTGTGTATATTGCAAAAACTAATGCAACATCAGTTTCAATCATGCATGTTGCAATAAGACTTGTGCACTTATGTTTGATTTATAATGGCCCCTCCATGGCTAAATAATCTGCTTGTTGccctgaagacctgggttcagttacCATGATTacccacataagtacaatgtatgaagccaattTTTGGTGTTTCCAGACTATTACTGGAAGAAAGAGGGCTATGATTTacagatatacaacttcttttattctatGAGTCCAAcatttcgacatagatactaatgtcattttcaagcaattggtgacaacgacattagtatctatgtcaaaacgtcgcactcacaGAATaatagaagttgtatatccataaatcatagccctaat
This portion of the Haliotis asinina isolate JCU_RB_2024 chromosome 10, JCU_Hal_asi_v2, whole genome shotgun sequence genome encodes:
- the LOC137297904 gene encoding leishmanolysin-like peptidase; translated protein: MDERQKRSWLCYVTLTVLWCLTVRCYCHVIPLNHQTCGHSATSAHQHEVFYDVNIEPGHVVRKRSVDQPLRIHLHYDDSLQELPAKLRKLVQETVVEAVQFWQDTLKVRGTGAPIRLRKQCHSQRVRYNDTRVYCVGGCASQTVCGDIIIPEEHLEGCHSWDQSTYRYDHQTVSGAGVNNTDFILYVAAVHSQRCKQGNTIAYAAHCQQERVLDRPVAGYFSICPESLSLEIQEKMQLLSTMKHEILHALGFTAGLYAFYRDQNGDPLTDRNPLSLKPFGFNRKLGMYVWSTNVVKQVKRKNWKLKTGTTEKDAVYIVTPKVTEEVRRHFNCSTLEGAELEDQGIDGTALTHWEKRVFENEAMTGAYTQNSVISRITLAMMEDTGWYQVKYENAGNFEWGKNLGCDFVQKSCYEWIEIKQARHESIYPYCEQVRRGELWTDCSNNRHSVALCNLVEYKSALEPRYQYFTYLKGVATQEVNRFGGSVKLADYCPYLQEFSWTSSDRSLRGSSCRAAQNNVGPESNFFGEKYGNNSKCFNHADRWYLQRCYSMDSPQHSGSGCYQFHCSSDKGLIVQVASKSYRCYHQGQVLNVEFVSDNYLHKGSIVCPPCQHVCDETGVTCPPDKDLPEGPVHVDSLQAPCAADRLDTTWLLASLLTSIFCLFLAHS